The Streptomyces sp. NBC_00344 genome includes a window with the following:
- a CDS encoding aromatic ring-hydroxylating dioxygenase subunit alpha: MTTPAADHIYATGLRNQWHPVVPSHFVAPGAMRKVTVLGEQWLLFRRSDSTLSMLADRCPHRGAPLSLGKHLGDRVACWYHGVEVRTDGTVSSVPGLPGCNLEGKKLVRSLPVREVGGAVLAYFGDEQHPDPAPLTLPEPLTDPGTDAILCYAEWNGPWRYAVENLLDPMHGAFLHHESHTMYDGDTTAKFRIRETGRGYFFEKTDQRGVNFDWVELCRTGVDWVDLSIPYPPSAGPGGPFGIVGMVCPVDESRTGVFFWRYRNVQGWQRDSWRFLYRTLIEKRHWEVLEQDRVMLEAMPADADQHENLYQHDLGVVRLRRLYRTEAEAQAAALAQTR, from the coding sequence ATGACGACTCCTGCCGCCGACCACATCTACGCGACCGGGCTGCGCAACCAGTGGCATCCCGTCGTGCCGTCTCACTTCGTGGCGCCGGGCGCCATGCGCAAGGTCACCGTCCTCGGCGAGCAGTGGCTGCTGTTCCGGCGCTCGGACTCCACACTGAGCATGCTCGCCGACCGCTGCCCGCACCGCGGGGCGCCCCTCTCGCTCGGCAAGCACCTCGGCGACCGGGTGGCCTGCTGGTACCACGGTGTCGAGGTCCGGACGGACGGCACCGTCTCCTCGGTGCCCGGTCTGCCGGGATGCAATCTGGAGGGCAAGAAGCTGGTCAGGAGTCTGCCGGTGCGGGAGGTGGGCGGAGCGGTCCTCGCCTACTTCGGCGACGAGCAGCACCCCGACCCGGCGCCGCTGACCCTGCCCGAGCCCCTCACGGACCCCGGCACCGACGCGATCCTCTGCTACGCCGAGTGGAACGGTCCGTGGCGCTACGCGGTGGAGAATCTGCTCGACCCCATGCACGGCGCGTTCCTGCACCACGAGTCGCACACCATGTACGACGGGGACACCACGGCGAAGTTCCGTATCCGGGAGACCGGCCGCGGATACTTCTTCGAGAAGACCGACCAGCGGGGCGTGAACTTCGACTGGGTCGAGCTGTGCCGCACCGGCGTCGACTGGGTGGATCTGTCCATCCCCTACCCGCCGTCGGCGGGCCCCGGCGGCCCGTTCGGCATCGTCGGCATGGTCTGCCCGGTGGACGAGAGCCGTACGGGTGTCTTCTTCTGGCGCTACCGCAACGTCCAGGGCTGGCAGCGGGACAGCTGGCGCTTCCTCTACCGGACGCTGATCGAGAAGCGCCACTGGGAGGTGCTCGAACAGGACCGGGTGATGCTGGAGGCCATGCCTGCCGATGCGGACCAGCACGAGAATCTGTACCAGCACGACCTCGGGGTGGTCCGGTTGCGCCGGCTCTACCGCACGGAGGCCGAGGCCCAGGCGGCGGCGCTGGCCCAGACACGGTGA
- a CDS encoding recombinase-like helix-turn-helix domain-containing protein, with amino-acid sequence MSTDWPYLDVHQSRTHEPTPYEYQLASTLEEVFTKDGHELTDVVSGLNTRQVHAPDGSPWTEESFRAEIHRLGA; translated from the coding sequence GTGTCCACCGACTGGCCCTATCTGGACGTGCATCAGTCACGCACCCACGAGCCAACGCCGTACGAATACCAGCTCGCATCGACACTCGAAGAGGTCTTCACCAAGGACGGCCACGAACTGACCGATGTGGTATCAGGCCTGAATACCCGTCAGGTCCATGCTCCGGACGGCTCCCCGTGGACCGAGGAGTCCTTCCGTGCCGAGATCCACCGTCTGGGAGCGTGA
- a CDS encoding PDR/VanB family oxidoreductase, with translation MDAPRELRLELLVRTMTWEAEGVLAVELVHPEGKPLPGWEPGAHLDLEVGGRTRQYSLCGDPHDPASYRIGVLNEPSSRGGSRYVHTQLRPGLTVTAVGPRNRFELLDAARYVFIAGGIGITPILAMAREAGRRGIPYTLVHGGRSRASMAFGSELAALTGGDVVFHPQDELGHIDLEKALDGAGPGTLVYCCGPEPLLAAVEARCPAGLLHVERFAAPVTERTGADASFEVECRASGVTLTVGSDTSVLAAAEAAGIGVGSSCRDGICGTCETRVLDGVPDHRDYVLSEAEHSSNTTMMICVSRCASGRLVLDL, from the coding sequence ATGGACGCGCCCCGAGAGCTCCGGCTCGAACTTCTTGTACGCACCATGACGTGGGAGGCCGAAGGTGTTCTCGCCGTCGAGCTCGTCCACCCGGAAGGCAAACCGCTGCCCGGCTGGGAGCCAGGCGCCCATCTCGATCTGGAGGTCGGCGGCCGTACCCGCCAGTACTCGCTGTGCGGGGACCCCCACGACCCGGCCTCCTACCGGATCGGTGTCCTCAACGAGCCGTCGTCGCGCGGCGGTTCACGGTATGTGCACACCCAGCTGCGGCCCGGCCTGACGGTCACCGCCGTCGGCCCGCGCAACCGCTTCGAGCTGCTGGACGCGGCCCGCTACGTCTTCATCGCGGGCGGGATCGGGATCACCCCGATCCTGGCCATGGCCCGCGAGGCCGGCCGCCGCGGCATCCCCTACACGCTGGTGCACGGCGGGCGCTCCCGGGCGTCCATGGCATTCGGCTCCGAACTGGCCGCACTGACCGGCGGCGACGTGGTGTTCCATCCGCAGGACGAGCTGGGCCACATCGACCTGGAGAAGGCGCTGGACGGTGCCGGACCCGGCACCCTGGTCTACTGCTGCGGTCCCGAGCCGCTGCTCGCCGCGGTGGAGGCCCGTTGTCCCGCCGGGCTTCTGCATGTGGAGCGCTTCGCCGCCCCGGTCACCGAACGCACCGGCGCGGACGCCTCCTTCGAGGTCGAGTGCCGTGCCTCCGGGGTGACCCTGACCGTCGGGAGCGACACCTCCGTCCTGGCGGCCGCCGAGGCCGCGGGGATCGGCGTCGGAAGTTCCTGCCGCGACGGCATCTGCGGCACCTGCGAGACCCGGGTGCTCGACGGCGTTCCCGATCACCGCGACTACGTCCTCAGCGAGGCCGAGCACAGCTCGAACACGACCATGATGATCTGTGTGTCGCGTTGTGCGTCCGGCCGCCTCGTCCTCGATCTCTGA
- a CDS encoding thiamine pyrophosphate-binding protein has translation MRYTTGGDLLVAVLRELGIDTVFGIVSVHNLPLVEAVDRELRFVPVRHEATAVNAADAYGRARGSIGCALTSTGTGAGNAAGSLVESLSSGTAVLHVTGQIDSAYLGSGRGFIHETKDQLAMLRAVSAYAATVTSADDAGRILREAARAALTAPGGPGSVEWPVNLQYAAQTDSGAQTARPAHPVPDPAQLSSAAALLASARRPLIWAGGGANGAGRQLAALLDATGGGLLTSNSGRGAVPEDHPRVIGNFATTDGGRALLAEADVLLTVGTHFRSNETADYGLVLPDAHIQIDIAADAPGRVYPARHALHGHAPDVLDALLPNAVAAEPGWSGRVAAVRAQVRADLHDAIGPQAAICDAIRAALPRAAVVARDVTIASSSWGNRLLEMYDPRDNVFPRGGGIGQGLGMGIGASLARPDGPTVVMAGDGGLAVHLGELLTLAQERPALTLVVFNDGGYGVLRNMQDRYGGRRSGVDLVTPDFELLARACGLPYARIGATEHAQPVLEHAIASGGPVLVEVDLAALGPMKNPFTPPVKIPTA, from the coding sequence ATGCGTTACACCACCGGAGGCGATCTCCTCGTCGCCGTCCTGCGTGAGCTCGGCATCGACACCGTCTTCGGCATCGTCAGTGTGCACAATCTGCCGCTGGTCGAGGCCGTCGACCGGGAGCTGCGTTTCGTGCCCGTGCGCCACGAGGCCACCGCCGTCAACGCGGCCGACGCCTACGGGCGGGCCCGCGGCTCCATCGGCTGTGCGCTCACCTCCACGGGCACGGGCGCCGGCAACGCGGCCGGCTCTCTGGTCGAGTCGCTCAGCTCGGGGACAGCTGTCCTGCATGTCACCGGGCAGATCGACAGCGCCTACCTGGGCAGCGGCCGCGGTTTCATCCATGAGACCAAGGACCAGCTCGCCATGCTGCGCGCGGTCTCGGCGTACGCGGCGACCGTGACATCGGCCGACGACGCAGGCCGGATCCTGCGCGAGGCGGCCCGGGCGGCGCTCACGGCACCCGGCGGCCCGGGCAGCGTGGAGTGGCCCGTCAACCTGCAGTACGCGGCGCAGACCGACAGCGGAGCACAGACGGCCCGGCCCGCGCACCCGGTTCCCGACCCGGCCCAGCTCAGCTCCGCCGCCGCGCTGCTGGCCTCCGCCCGGCGCCCGCTGATCTGGGCGGGCGGCGGTGCGAACGGTGCCGGGCGGCAGCTCGCCGCCCTGCTCGACGCGACGGGCGGCGGTCTGCTGACGTCCAACTCCGGGCGCGGTGCGGTACCGGAGGACCACCCTCGGGTGATCGGTAACTTCGCCACAACCGATGGGGGGCGCGCCCTGCTGGCCGAGGCGGACGTCCTGCTGACGGTCGGCACGCACTTCCGCTCCAACGAAACGGCCGACTACGGTCTCGTGCTCCCCGATGCCCATATCCAGATCGACATCGCGGCCGACGCGCCCGGCCGGGTCTACCCGGCACGCCATGCCCTGCACGGCCACGCGCCCGACGTACTGGACGCCCTGCTGCCCAACGCCGTGGCGGCCGAGCCCGGCTGGAGCGGCCGGGTGGCCGCCGTACGCGCCCAGGTACGGGCGGATCTGCACGATGCCATAGGGCCGCAGGCCGCGATCTGCGACGCGATACGGGCGGCGCTGCCCCGTGCCGCGGTCGTGGCCCGTGACGTGACCATCGCGTCGAGCAGCTGGGGCAACCGGCTGCTCGAGATGTACGACCCCCGGGACAACGTATTCCCGCGGGGCGGCGGCATCGGGCAGGGGCTCGGCATGGGCATCGGAGCCTCACTCGCCCGCCCGGACGGGCCCACGGTCGTAATGGCCGGCGACGGCGGGCTCGCGGTTCACCTCGGTGAACTCCTCACTCTCGCCCAGGAACGGCCCGCCCTGACGCTGGTCGTCTTCAACGACGGCGGTTACGGCGTGCTCCGCAACATGCAGGACCGCTACGGCGGTCGCCGCTCAGGGGTGGATCTCGTCACGCCCGACTTCGAGCTGCTGGCACGGGCCTGCGGTCTGCCGTACGCGCGAATCGGGGCAACGGAGCACGCACAGCCCGTCCTGGAACACGCGATCGCCTCGGGCGGCCCGGTGCTGGTCGAGGTCGATCTGGCCGCGCTCGGCCCGATGAAGAACCCGTTCACCCCGCCCGTCAAGATTCCGACCGCGTAG
- a CDS encoding SDR family oxidoreductase, with translation MDLGLADRTVLVTGGSSGVGLATVRALLDEGALVATCGRDADRLARAAAGLGAGSDRLLTGLCDVRDAEAVRRFTDRAAAHFGGLDGLVNNAGQSRMKNFADSSADDWRDELELKFAGVLNPLHAGIEHLRASAVASVVNVNAVLAKQPEPRLITTSAARAGILNLSKSLSQELAADGIRVNSVCLGLIDTGQWTRRHAASGSALPYEQWQAALAAERGIALGRLGRADEVAYAVVSLLSPRASYITGTGIDVCGGVGRSIL, from the coding sequence ATGGATCTGGGCCTCGCCGACCGCACCGTACTGGTGACCGGTGGAAGCTCGGGCGTCGGCCTGGCCACGGTCCGCGCCCTGCTCGACGAAGGCGCGCTGGTCGCCACCTGCGGCCGGGACGCGGACCGGCTCGCCCGGGCCGCCGCAGGTCTCGGCGCCGGCTCCGACCGGCTGCTGACCGGCCTCTGCGACGTCCGGGACGCCGAGGCGGTGCGGCGGTTCACCGACAGGGCCGCCGCGCACTTCGGCGGACTGGACGGGCTGGTCAACAATGCGGGCCAGTCACGGATGAAGAACTTCGCGGACTCGTCCGCCGATGACTGGCGCGACGAGCTGGAGCTGAAGTTCGCGGGCGTGCTCAACCCGCTGCACGCGGGGATCGAACACCTCCGCGCGTCCGCGGTCGCGTCGGTCGTGAACGTCAACGCGGTTCTCGCCAAGCAGCCTGAGCCCCGGCTGATCACCACCAGTGCGGCCCGCGCCGGGATTCTCAATCTCTCCAAGTCGCTGTCCCAGGAGCTGGCCGCGGACGGGATCCGCGTCAACTCGGTCTGCCTGGGACTCATCGACACCGGGCAGTGGACTCGCCGCCACGCCGCGTCGGGCAGCGCACTGCCGTACGAGCAGTGGCAGGCGGCGCTCGCCGCCGAGCGCGGAATCGCCCTCGGCAGGCTCGGCCGCGCCGACGAGGTCGCCTACGCGGTGGTGTCCCTGCTGTCCCCCCGCGCCTCGTACATCACCGGCACCGGCATCGACGTCTGCGGCGGCGTCGGCCGCTCCATCCTCTGA
- a CDS encoding SDR family oxidoreductase, with protein sequence MPTVVITGAGRGLGLAMARRAGTDGFRVVLAEVDTERGESATGELCAAGIDAHFVRCDVAEPASVDALAARVAELGPLHGLVNNAALANGVGGKEFQDITVAEWDRLMAVNARSPWLVSRALLPQLLDHGGGRIVHLASDAALYGSPRLAHYVTSKGAVIALTRAMARELGDRGITVNAVAPGITEGEATESVPADRHQLYRSNRAISRPQQPDDLLGLVAFLLSEESRYLTGQVIAVNGGFTMN encoded by the coding sequence ATGCCGACTGTCGTCATCACCGGCGCCGGCCGTGGCCTGGGACTGGCCATGGCCCGCCGGGCGGGCACCGACGGGTTCCGGGTCGTGCTGGCCGAAGTGGACACGGAGCGCGGTGAGTCGGCGACCGGGGAGCTGTGTGCCGCCGGCATCGACGCCCACTTCGTCCGCTGCGACGTGGCCGAGCCCGCCTCGGTCGACGCCCTGGCGGCGCGGGTCGCGGAACTCGGTCCGCTGCACGGACTCGTCAACAACGCCGCGCTCGCCAACGGCGTGGGCGGCAAGGAGTTCCAGGACATCACGGTGGCCGAGTGGGACCGCCTCATGGCGGTCAACGCCCGCTCGCCGTGGCTGGTCTCCCGGGCCCTGCTGCCCCAGCTGCTGGACCACGGCGGCGGACGCATCGTCCACCTCGCGTCGGACGCCGCCCTCTACGGTTCGCCCCGGCTCGCCCACTACGTCACGTCGAAGGGCGCCGTCATCGCCCTCACCCGGGCCATGGCCAGGGAGCTCGGCGACCGCGGCATCACCGTCAACGCGGTGGCGCCCGGGATCACCGAGGGCGAGGCGACCGAGTCCGTACCCGCCGATCGGCATCAGCTCTACCGCAGCAACCGGGCCATCTCCCGTCCCCAGCAACCGGACGACCTTCTGGGACTCGTCGCGTTCCTGCTGAGCGAGGAGTCCCGTTATCTCACCGGACAAGTGATCGCCGTCAACGGCGGCTTCACGATGAACTGA
- a CDS encoding cupin domain-containing protein — MPVSTTDYDNGGDLARYTDALIATKDSREPDWDTLAFQAKAGEQYRRAQIRYVGSGATGNHDGDSRILPSGGFTFSNMLLPPGAEGPEHTHHDVEEAFFVLEGQVRVGIHRGDGESEYRTLGYRDMIVVPAGVARSLKNEGDTDALFCVVIGTRKPQVPTYPEHSPMHGVTRD, encoded by the coding sequence ATGCCTGTCAGCACCACCGACTACGACAACGGCGGGGATCTCGCCCGGTACACCGACGCGCTGATCGCGACGAAGGACTCCCGCGAGCCCGACTGGGACACTCTCGCGTTCCAGGCGAAGGCCGGCGAGCAGTACCGCCGCGCCCAGATCCGCTACGTCGGCTCCGGGGCCACCGGCAATCACGACGGCGACAGCCGCATCCTGCCGTCCGGCGGCTTCACCTTCTCGAACATGCTGCTGCCGCCGGGGGCCGAGGGGCCCGAGCACACGCACCACGACGTCGAGGAGGCGTTCTTCGTCCTGGAGGGTCAGGTCCGCGTCGGCATCCACCGGGGTGACGGTGAGTCCGAGTACCGGACCCTCGGTTACCGCGACATGATCGTGGTGCCGGCCGGTGTGGCCCGTTCACTGAAGAACGAGGGCGACACCGACGCCCTGTTCTGTGTCGTGATCGGCACCCGCAAGCCGCAGGTCCCGACCTACCCCGAGCACTCGCCGATGCACGGCGTGACCCGCGACTGA
- a CDS encoding alpha/beta fold hydrolase, translating into MTAGVHVEQAGAEGPLLLCLHGIGSSSAAFAPQLAELSAYLRVLAWDAPGYARSADPQGALTLDDYADTAAALIAEHGGRAHVLGVSWGGVIALRLASRHPGLVDSLIIADSSAGSGTDPAKAGAMRQRAAELAESGPRAFAERRGPRLVSAAAPVALVRRVVDTMAGSVRLPGYGWAAESMAAADLRAELTGVTAPALVLCGDQDTVTGPGASQVIAGSLHTSAYVIVKDAGHLANQEQPEAFNAWALSHLRITARIPERPISPAP; encoded by the coding sequence GTGACCGCCGGAGTGCATGTGGAGCAGGCGGGGGCAGAAGGGCCGCTGCTGCTGTGCCTGCACGGCATCGGCTCGTCGTCCGCCGCCTTCGCACCGCAGCTCGCCGAGCTGTCGGCGTACCTGAGGGTCCTGGCCTGGGACGCTCCCGGATACGCCCGGTCCGCCGACCCGCAGGGCGCGTTGACGCTGGACGACTACGCGGACACCGCTGCGGCGCTCATCGCGGAACACGGTGGACGCGCCCATGTGCTGGGCGTGTCCTGGGGCGGAGTGATCGCTCTGCGGCTCGCCTCCCGCCACCCGGGACTCGTCGACTCCCTGATCATCGCCGACTCCAGTGCGGGTTCCGGAACGGATCCGGCGAAGGCCGGCGCGATGCGGCAGCGGGCCGCGGAACTGGCCGAGTCCGGCCCGCGGGCCTTCGCCGAGCGGCGCGGTCCCCGGCTGGTCTCCGCCGCGGCGCCCGTCGCACTGGTGCGAAGGGTCGTCGACACCATGGCCGGCTCCGTCCGGCTGCCCGGATACGGCTGGGCGGCCGAATCGATGGCCGCAGCGGATCTCCGGGCCGAACTCACCGGTGTCACGGCGCCCGCTCTCGTCCTCTGCGGCGACCAGGACACGGTTACCGGCCCCGGGGCGAGCCAGGTCATCGCCGGCTCCCTCCACACGTCCGCCTACGTGATCGTCAAGGACGCCGGTCATCTGGCGAACCAGGAGCAGCCCGAGGCCTTCAACGCCTGGGCCCTCTCCCACCTCCGTATCACCGCTCGGATCCCTGAGCGGCCGATCAGCCCCGCACCATAA
- a CDS encoding aspartate dehydrogenase domain-containing protein, protein MTLKVGLVGWGAIGRVVGSALAGGAVEGAELVCVVDNRALGTAPAPQLTFEEALECCDLIVEAAGQGVVREWAERILRSGTDLLIASTGALTDEELKKRLLSAGPGRVYFTSGAVGGLDLLQAVCRLGPLHDVRLTTTKLPSTLEQPWMDEALLARLRTATGPVEVLSGTARDIPVKFPKSTNVAASVALAVGDLDAVRVRVVADPGAHRTRHVIEAAGPHGSYRFEAAHLPDPVNPATSQVVPYAVLRSLGAIAGRTGQIL, encoded by the coding sequence ATGACTCTCAAGGTGGGACTCGTCGGCTGGGGCGCCATCGGCCGCGTGGTGGGCTCCGCCCTCGCCGGAGGCGCCGTCGAAGGCGCCGAACTCGTCTGTGTCGTGGACAACCGCGCGCTGGGCACGGCGCCCGCCCCGCAGCTCACCTTCGAAGAGGCGCTGGAGTGCTGCGACTTGATCGTCGAGGCCGCGGGCCAGGGTGTCGTACGGGAATGGGCGGAGCGCATCCTGCGTTCCGGCACCGACCTGCTGATCGCATCGACCGGCGCGCTCACCGACGAGGAGCTGAAGAAGCGGCTGCTGAGCGCGGGGCCCGGCCGGGTGTACTTCACCTCCGGCGCCGTCGGAGGTCTCGATCTGCTCCAGGCGGTCTGCCGCCTCGGACCGCTGCACGACGTACGGCTGACCACGACCAAACTGCCGTCCACCCTCGAACAGCCATGGATGGACGAGGCGTTGCTGGCCCGTCTGCGGACGGCGACCGGTCCCGTCGAGGTCCTGTCGGGCACCGCCCGCGACATCCCGGTGAAGTTCCCGAAGTCCACCAACGTGGCGGCGTCCGTGGCCCTGGCCGTCGGAGACCTGGACGCCGTGCGGGTGCGGGTTGTCGCCGACCCCGGTGCACACCGCACCCGCCATGTCATCGAGGCGGCGGGCCCGCACGGCAGCTACCGCTTCGAGGCCGCGCATCTCCCCGACCCCGTCAACCCCGCGACCAGCCAGGTCGTGCCGTACGCCGTACTGCGCAGCCTGGGTGCGATCGCCGGGCGGACGGGACAGATCCTGTGA
- a CDS encoding VOC family protein: MLQPPIARLRSLRHVELLTPAFSEAADFYQEVWGLESVESDGGARWLRGSGAEHHVLHLTRADRTGLGRIAFAVATPAEVDEAARRLPAHGITPLSGPGPLDQVGGGYGLRFTDPEQRLIEISAQVDAVAPRGRDEAVPVGVTHAVLNTADIDASVAFYRDVLGLRVSDWSEHQMAFLRCNSDHHCIAFNQAEWASINHVAYEMSSVDHFMRGLGRLRHHGITPQWGPGRHGPGDNTFSYFTDPSGLVCEYTSEVAQIVEDTWIARVWRRSPELSDLWGTAGPPSPEIRRSMAGSPDPGPLTTAGPCSLSSEEVSA; encoded by the coding sequence ATGCTTCAACCGCCCATAGCCCGGCTGCGTTCCCTTCGCCACGTCGAGCTGCTCACCCCCGCATTCAGCGAGGCCGCCGACTTCTATCAGGAGGTCTGGGGCCTGGAGTCCGTCGAGTCCGACGGCGGCGCGCGCTGGCTGCGCGGCAGCGGCGCGGAACATCACGTCCTGCATCTCACCCGCGCCGACCGCACCGGGCTCGGCCGTATCGCGTTCGCCGTCGCGACGCCGGCCGAGGTCGACGAGGCTGCCCGGCGGCTGCCGGCCCACGGCATCACACCCCTCTCGGGGCCGGGGCCGCTCGACCAGGTGGGCGGCGGCTACGGTCTGCGCTTCACCGACCCCGAGCAGCGGCTGATCGAGATCAGCGCACAGGTCGATGCGGTGGCGCCGCGCGGCCGGGACGAAGCGGTGCCGGTCGGCGTCACGCATGCCGTGCTCAACACCGCGGACATCGACGCGTCCGTCGCCTTCTACCGCGACGTGCTGGGCCTGCGGGTCTCCGACTGGTCCGAGCACCAGATGGCGTTCCTGCGCTGCAACTCCGACCACCACTGCATCGCCTTCAACCAGGCCGAGTGGGCCTCGATCAACCACGTCGCGTACGAGATGAGTTCGGTCGACCACTTCATGAGGGGGCTGGGACGTCTGCGACACCACGGCATCACTCCGCAGTGGGGACCGGGCCGGCACGGTCCGGGTGACAACACCTTCTCGTACTTCACCGACCCGTCCGGGCTCGTCTGCGAATACACATCGGAGGTCGCACAGATCGTCGAGGACACCTGGATCGCCCGGGTGTGGCGCCGCAGTCCCGAACTCTCCGACCTCTGGGGCACCGCCGGGCCGCCCTCGCCGGAGATCCGCCGCAGCATGGCGGGCTCCCCGGACCCCGGCCCCCTGACCACCGCCGGCCCCTGCTCCCTCTCCTCCGAGGAGGTTTCCGCATGA
- a CDS encoding aldehyde dehydrogenase family protein — translation MLRSPAAAVPDEALIAGQWRRGAGAPAETVDPATGLVLATVHAVSVAEVDEAAEGAARAAADPAWRSLLPHLRARLLHRTADLIDESAEHLAALQTADTGKALTETRALVASAAGTFRYTAAALETAEEAITPSRGDYVTMSRYEPIGVVGAINPWNSPVASDAQKLAPALAGGNAVLLKPAEWTPLVSLALGRLITRAIGELGLPAGLLSVLPGRGSVVGDAIVRHPLTGKVTFTGGTDTGRTIAHAAAEKLMPVSLELGGKSPTIVLADADIEQALAGVMFGIFSSSGQSCVAGSRLFVARELYDSFVGRLVERVEELRVGPGTAPDTQVAPLVHHKHRDSVAAHVERARGEGARVLCGGSVPPGDAYRDGAYYLPTVLAGLDNTSLTCQEEIFGPVLVALDFDGEEDLVRQANDSVYGLACGIWTRDHRAAWRIARRIDAGTVWINTYKQFSITTPFGGLKDSGLGREKSRDGIRAYQRQKSLYWGTSDAPLPWAN, via the coding sequence ATGCTCCGGTCCCCAGCCGCCGCTGTGCCCGACGAAGCACTCATTGCCGGCCAGTGGCGCCGCGGTGCCGGCGCTCCGGCCGAGACCGTCGACCCCGCCACCGGCTTGGTGCTGGCCACCGTGCACGCCGTGTCCGTGGCAGAGGTCGACGAGGCAGCCGAGGGAGCGGCCCGCGCCGCGGCGGATCCCGCCTGGCGGTCGCTCCTTCCGCACCTGCGCGCCCGGCTCCTGCACCGGACAGCCGATCTGATCGACGAATCGGCCGAACACCTGGCCGCCCTCCAGACCGCCGACACCGGCAAGGCCCTCACCGAGACGCGCGCCCTGGTGGCCAGCGCCGCCGGGACCTTCCGCTACACGGCGGCCGCACTCGAGACCGCCGAAGAGGCGATCACCCCCTCACGCGGCGACTACGTCACCATGAGCCGGTACGAACCCATCGGTGTGGTCGGCGCGATCAACCCCTGGAACTCCCCCGTCGCCAGCGATGCGCAGAAGCTCGCCCCCGCGCTCGCCGGCGGCAACGCGGTGCTGCTCAAGCCCGCCGAGTGGACCCCGCTGGTCTCCCTCGCACTGGGCCGTCTGATCACCCGGGCCATCGGCGAACTCGGCCTGCCCGCAGGGCTGCTGTCGGTGCTGCCGGGGCGCGGCAGCGTCGTGGGGGACGCCATCGTGCGCCATCCGCTCACCGGCAAGGTCACCTTCACCGGCGGCACGGACACCGGACGGACCATCGCGCATGCCGCGGCGGAGAAGCTCATGCCGGTGTCGCTGGAGCTCGGGGGCAAGTCCCCGACGATCGTGCTCGCCGACGCCGACATCGAACAGGCCCTGGCCGGAGTGATGTTCGGCATCTTCTCGTCCAGCGGCCAGTCCTGCGTCGCCGGTTCACGGCTCTTCGTGGCCCGCGAACTGTACGACTCGTTCGTCGGCCGGCTCGTCGAACGGGTGGAAGAGCTGCGGGTCGGTCCCGGCACGGCTCCGGACACCCAGGTGGCACCACTCGTGCACCACAAGCACCGGGACTCCGTCGCCGCCCATGTGGAACGGGCGCGCGGCGAGGGTGCACGCGTGCTCTGCGGGGGTTCGGTGCCGCCAGGGGATGCCTACCGCGACGGCGCCTACTACCTGCCGACCGTGCTCGCGGGGCTCGACAACACCTCGCTCACCTGCCAGGAGGAGATCTTCGGTCCGGTGCTCGTCGCGCTGGATTTCGACGGCGAGGAGGACCTCGTACGGCAGGCCAACGACTCGGTGTACGGACTGGCCTGCGGCATCTGGACCCGTGACCACCGGGCCGCCTGGCGGATCGCCCGCCGGATCGATGCGGGCACCGTCTGGATCAACACCTACAAGCAGTTCAGCATCACCACTCCTTTCGGCGGCCTGAAGGACAGCGGTCTCGGCCGGGAGAAGAGCCGCGACGGCATCCGCGCCTATCAGCGCCAGAAGTCCCTCTACTGGGGCACATCGGACGCTCCGCTCCCCTGGGCCAACTAG